A region from the Anomaloglossus baeobatrachus isolate aAnoBae1 chromosome 11, aAnoBae1.hap1, whole genome shotgun sequence genome encodes:
- the LOC142257176 gene encoding uncharacterized protein LOC142257176 has protein sequence MSDRGSEVYVTRSHVSSSASRKSVSSAAIATARAKAEAAKVRAAFAEQELKLKTEKARLEADLAKLAVDTEAAAAEAEVQALEEAARSDSKSFRLRLGPELSHRDISQRTSDYVLKHTASDDHLHSAPRERLNPAIQPSTFIQQTSHVKHEGNSVHLTPSVSPAPKFVDSYYTANRPKMEDPDGDYHGDNVFDGNNNSLGPHHSNMYQDHPLRNQELPDFLKFFARRELLTKGLLKFNDRPESYRAWRASFRNATAGLDISANEEIDLLVKWLGNESAEHAKRIRDISINHPSKGLCLLWERLDECYGSSERIEESLFKRLEDFPKISNKSFHMLRELSDLLVELQVAKFEGDLPGLASLDAARGIKPIVNKLPYSLQEKWLNRGSDYKQRHNVPFPPFHVFVDFVRQQAKIRNDPSFDLSTADPINPRTGKPAPVRNPRGSPITVHKTNVSATDSSRKTHSTTEPEGSLTIDPDKECPLHKRPHPLQQCRSFRGKSLKDRRIFLRENNICYRCCASTSHLARDCNASITCSECNSQEHSTALHPEPAPQNSTHIDRLTEHGGEETDSTPPEVSPQCTQVCGEGLTNKSCSKICLVTVYPMGYREKAVKLYAILDDQSNRSLASSAFFDIFGIKGLSCSYSLKTCTGVSEESGRRATGYQIESLDGKTSLPLPTLIECNAIPNNREEIPTPEAALHHPHLRNIAHLIPALNSQAKLVLLLGRDIIRVHKVRKQINGPHNSPYAQKLDLGWVVIGDVCLGKVPKPNNIQSLYTNTLESGRPSFFLPCPNKFPVKENLTNSAHLDGGKDRYAMDELCDGDKDHLGCAVFQKTKEDYKRAHSIEDETFLEIMDQGFHKDENDSWVAPLPFKPQRPCLPNNKEMALKRLTYLKPSFSKKPEMEVHFFAFMDKIFKIPTDQNPADHATRAVSAPRLKDTNWLVGPAFLYQPVPTAHETHTHELFEPESDVELQPQVSTLSTTITNRHLDSSCFLRFSTWRSAYRALTCLIHVIRSFKNRQSRPAPCKGWHCCHKAYTVEELTQAKHAIICCVQHEAYTQTLESLRNHRSVPKDSPLKKLDPFVDTQGLLRVGGRISNAKLENDECTPIIVPHGHVAFLLVEHYHAQVRHQGRLITEGALREAGFWITGVKRLVSRVIFKCIICRKLRGSCQSQKMADLPADRLSTEPPFTNVGLDVFGPWSVVTRQTRGGHANSKRWAVLFTCLSIRAVHIEVIETMDTSSFINAFRRFISLRGHVKHIRSDRGSNFVGACGELKIPSNLDINQVERRLSELGCTWTFNPPHSSHMGGVWERMIGIARRILDSIFQLGPSKLTHETLTTFMAEVVAIMNARPLVPISNDPDDLSLLTPSTLLTQKFNVSMPTSGEFTTKDLYKSQWKRVQMLVDLFWTKWRKQYLSTLQTRDKWQDSRPNMKPGNVVLVKNTQSKRNEWPLGLVTKVFPSQDGQVRKVEIKIPKQSGKLFLRPVSELILLL, from the coding sequence atgtcagatagaggatctgaagtttatgtaacacgctcccatgtaagctcgtcagcttcaaggaagtctgtgagcagcgctgcaattgccaccgccagggcgaaggcggaagccgccaaagtgagagctgcctttgctgaacaagagttgaaattaaagacagaaaaagcacgtctagaagccgaccttgcaaaacttgctgtagacacagaagcagcagcagcagaagctgaagtacaggctttagaagaagcagcacgcagcgacagtaaaagtttcaggttaaggctcggacccgaactcagtcatcgggatatctcacaacgcacttcAGACTACGTACTAAAGCATACCGCATCAGACGACCAtctacattcagctccaagagagagacttaatcctgccattcagccatcaaccttcattcaacaaacatcccacgttaagcatgaaggtaattccgtccacctaacaccatcagtgtcacctgcacccaagtttgtagattcctaTTACACAGCGAACCGTCCCAAAATGGAGGACCCCGATGGTGACTATCATGGCGACAACGTATTTGATggcaacaataactcactgggacctcatcatagcaacatgtatcaggaccaccctctcagaaatcaagagctaccagatttcctcaagttcttcgcacgccgtgagttactcaccaaaggtcttttaaagtttaacgaccgtcctgaaagttacagagcgtggagagcttccttcagaaacgccacggccggcctggacatctctgccaatgaagagatcgatctcttggtcaagtggctaggaaacgaatcagcagaacatgcaaaacgcatcagggatatcagcatcaaccacccgagcaaaggtttgtgcctgttatgggagagacttgatgagtgctatggctcttcagagaggatagaagaatccctcttcaaaaggttggaggactttcccaagatctctaataagagctttcacatgctaagagaattgagcgacctcttggtagaactccaagtcgccaagtttgaaggagacctgccaggcctcgcgtccctagatgcagccagaggtattaaacccatagtgaataagttgccttacagtctgcaagagaaatggttgaaccggggttcagattacaaacaacgtcacaacgtgccgtttcctccattccatgtcttcgtagattttgtgcgccagcaagccaagatcaggaatgatcccagctttgacctttccaccgcagatcccatcaacccacgaacaggtaagcctgctccagtacgcaaccctcgaggctcacctatcactgtacacaaaactaatgtgtctgctacagattcatcacgcaagacccacagtacaacagaacctgaagggtcactaacaattgacccagacaaagagtgccccctacacaaaaggcctcacccactgcaacagtgcaggagttttagaggaaaatctcttaaagaccgtagaatcttcctcagagaaaacaacatatgttacagatgttgtgcatccacatctcacttagctagagactgcaatgccagtatcacttgttcggagtgtaacagtcaagagcacagcacagctctacacccaGAACCAGCCCCACAGAATTCCACGCACATCGACCGacttacagagcacggcggggaggagacagacagtacacctcctgaagtgtcaccccagtgcactcaagtttgtggagaaggtctcactaacaaatcctgctcaaagatctgtctggttacagtttaccctatgggctacagagaaaaagcggttaaactctatgctatactcgacgaccagagtaatagatcactcgccagctcagctttctttgacatctttggaatcaagggacttagctgctcctactcactgaaaacatgtacaggagtgagtgaagaatctggcaggagggcaacaggttatcaaatcgaatccctagatgggaagacatccttaccccttcctacattaatcgagtgcaatgccatcccgaacaatagagaagagatacccactccagaagcggcactacaccatccccatttgagaaacatagcgcatctcattcctgcacttaattcccaagccaagttggtccttttgctggggagagacatcatcagagttcacaaggtgaggaaacagataaacggtcctcataactcgccctacgctcagaagctagatctaggatgggtagttataggggacgtctgcctcGGAAAAGTTCCCAAGCCGAACAACATCCAATCTCTCTACACGAACACATTGGAGAGTGGCCGTCCATCCTTTTTCCTACCATGCCCCAACAAATTCCCAGTGAAGGAAAATCTCACCAATTCAGCACACTTAGATGGTGGGAAAGACAGATACgccatggatgaattgtgcgacggagacaaagatcatctagggtgcgctgtctttcaaaagaccaaagaagattataaacgagcccattccattgaagatgagaccttcctggagataatggatcaaggatttcacaaggatgaaaacgacagctgggtggctccactaccattcaagccacaaagaccctgtcttcctaacaacaaagagatggcactaaagcgccttacctacttaaagccaagtttctcaaagaagccagaaatggaggtacatttctttgctttcatggacaaaatattcaaaataccaaccgaccaaaatcctgcagaccatgcgaccagagcggtatcggcaccacgcctcaaagacactaactggctagtcggacctgcatttctgtatcaaccagtacccactgctcacgagacacatacacatgaactcttcgaacccgaatcagatgtagagctacagcctcaagtttccacacttagcacaacgatcaccaacaggcaccttgattccagctgcttcctcagattctctacctggagatcggcctacagagccttgacttgcctgatacatgtcattagatcctttaaaaacagacaatcgagaccagctccatgcaaaggctggcattgttgtcataaagcttacacagtggaagagctcacgcaagccaaacacgcaatcatctgttgtgtacagcatgaagcttatacccagactctagagtccctccggaaccacagaagtgtcccaaaagatagtccccttaaaaaactggacccgtttgtggatactcaaggactgctgagagtcgggggacgaatttcaaatgcaaagcttgaaaatgacgagtgtactccaatcattgttcctcacggccatgttgctttcctgctggttgagcattatcacgcacaggttagacatcaagggcgcttgataactgaaggagccctacgggaagcgggtttctggataacaggagttaagcgacttgtgagtagagtcatcttcaaatgtatcatctgcaggaaactccgtggttcttgtcaatcccaaaaaatggcagacctaccagcagaccgtttgagtaccgaacctccttttactaacgtgggcctcgatgtgtttggtccctggtcagttgtcacacgtcagactaggggaggacatgcaaacagcaagcgctgggccgtcttgttcacatgtttgagtattagagccgtacacatagaagtcattgagacaatggacacatccagcttcataaatgccttcagacgattcatttctctcagaggacatgtaaagcatatacgctctgacagaggatctaactttgtaggagcatgtggtgaactaaagattccctcaaatctggacattaaccaagtagaaagacgtctttcagaactaggttgtacgtggacctttaacccaccgcactcatctcatatgggaggtgtgtgggagcgcatgatcggcatcgctcgcagaatcctcgattccatctttcaacttggtccttcgaagctcactcatgagactctaacaaccttcatggccgaggtagtagctataatgaacgccagaccactggttcccatatccaatgaccctgatgacctatctctgctcaccccttcaactctcctcacccagaagtTTAATGTGAGTATGCCGACTTCTGGAGAGTTTACTACAAAAGACTTGTACAAATCTCAATGGAAAAGAGTTCAAATGTTAGTAGACCTTTTCTGgactaagtggagaaaacaatatctctctacattacagacaagagacaaatggcaagatagtagacccaacatgaaacctgggaatgtcgtcctagtgaagaacactcagtctaaaaggaacgagtggcctctaggattggtaaccaaggtcttcccaagtcaagacggacaggtcaggaaagtggaaatcaagattcccaagcaaagtggaaagctgtttcttagacctgtatctgaacttattctattgctctag